In the Leptolyngbya sp. SIO1E4 genome, one interval contains:
- a CDS encoding LuxR family transcriptional regulator, with protein MASLIDTPIQKLSQAPLQELFQAIAQAQDEAELRHPIMARVGRYFAANRWGLHFLEQVSAINENTPEMLKLALSLDYNPVLRYVVHRHTAVHEEVILPPGIWQKICPRADHGHVMLGPIVSHSQLIGGIALTRHRNAPAFDANDLADLGALCLHFSTRFATLRSKLTAFAVARDPLTPREAQISELVAQGLTNREIGAALWITENSVKKALKRMFRKLQVSSRAEMVAQLSAMQPAHAAEVHE; from the coding sequence ATGGCAAGCCTTATTGATACTCCGATACAGAAGCTATCTCAAGCCCCACTGCAGGAATTATTTCAAGCGATCGCCCAGGCTCAGGATGAAGCTGAACTCAGGCATCCGATTATGGCGAGGGTGGGTAGATATTTTGCCGCCAACCGCTGGGGACTGCATTTTCTGGAGCAGGTTTCTGCCATCAATGAAAATACGCCAGAGATGCTGAAACTAGCGCTGTCGCTCGACTATAATCCTGTCCTCCGCTACGTGGTTCACCGTCATACGGCTGTCCATGAGGAGGTGATTTTACCGCCTGGAATTTGGCAGAAAATTTGCCCTCGCGCCGATCATGGCCATGTCATGTTGGGGCCAATTGTCAGTCATAGCCAGCTTATCGGGGGCATTGCCCTGACGCGCCATCGGAATGCCCCAGCTTTTGATGCCAATGATTTAGCTGACTTAGGGGCGCTATGCCTGCATTTTTCTACACGATTCGCGACCCTGCGTTCAAAGTTAACCGCCTTTGCGGTAGCGCGTGATCCCCTCACCCCTCGCGAAGCGCAAATTTCTGAACTGGTTGCTCAGGGGCTGACAAATAGAGAAATTGGTGCAGCGTTATGGATTACGGAAAACTCAGTTAAAAAAGCTTTGAAGCGAATGTTTCGCAAACTGCAAGTTTCGTCACGGGCCGAGATGGTAGCTCAACTTTCTGCCATGCAGCCTGCCCATGCAGCAGAGGTTCATGAATAA
- the cowN gene encoding N(2)-fixation sustaining protein CowN, with the protein MSQQSINRYLSFQGIGCDEKAHRLMSCIEQYTENPPHSSSWSKYFQVKLSNRLALGQDELFLVCSQMNNIRALFEEYEDAEALELLECVEEDCC; encoded by the coding sequence ATGTCACAACAAAGCATCAATCGATACCTTAGTTTTCAAGGAATTGGCTGTGATGAAAAAGCGCATCGTCTTATGAGCTGCATCGAGCAATATACCGAGAACCCCCCTCATTCCAGTTCTTGGTCAAAATACTTTCAGGTTAAGCTCAGCAATCGCCTTGCTCTAGGACAAGACGAACTCTTTTTGGTTTGCAGTCAAATGAATAATATCCGCGCGTTGTTCGAGGAATATGAAGATGCAGAGGCATTGGAATTACTCGAATGTGTTGAGGAAGATTGCTGCTAA
- the alkA gene encoding DNA-3-methyladenine glycosylase 2, protein MLTDDQCYQAILSHDRRFDGVFFVGVSSTGIYCRTVCTAKTPHRKNCTFYPSAAAAERAGYRPCLRCRPELAPGQAQIDAVSRLAAAAASQIEDGALTERSVSELASSLGISDRHLRRVLQQEFGVSPIQLAQTQRLLLAKRLLTDSTLSIADVAFASGFSSVRRLNALFQKRYRLNPTALRRATNLPQDTLRCELAYRPPLNWSSLLGFLRSRATAGVEMIEGNCYQRTVRMGNHQGWIQVSPIPKQHKLQVTLSASLVAAILPVLTRVKHLFDLAADPVLIANHLGDLTAAAPGLRVPGAFNGFEVAIRAILGQQISVKAATTLMGRLVKTVGTPLQTPIAGLTHLTPTPAQIAQLSCQELTPLGILAKRAKSVIAIAQALTEGTLRLDTYSEVDATIARLKALPGIGDWTAQYIAMRVLAYPDAFPYGDLGLRRALSVENPKQVLQMAEPWRPWRAYAAMCLWKSLELAG, encoded by the coding sequence ATGCTGACCGACGACCAATGCTACCAAGCCATTCTGAGCCACGATCGCCGTTTTGATGGCGTGTTTTTTGTTGGGGTTTCTAGTACCGGCATTTACTGCCGGACGGTGTGTACCGCTAAAACCCCCCATCGTAAAAACTGTACGTTTTACCCCAGCGCGGCGGCGGCAGAACGCGCCGGGTATCGTCCCTGTTTGCGCTGTCGGCCAGAATTGGCCCCTGGTCAGGCCCAGATTGATGCCGTTAGTCGATTAGCGGCAGCGGCGGCAAGCCAGATTGAAGATGGTGCGTTGACTGAGCGATCCGTCAGTGAATTGGCGAGTTCCCTTGGCATTAGCGATCGCCATTTACGTCGGGTTCTGCAGCAAGAGTTTGGCGTCTCTCCCATTCAACTGGCCCAAACGCAGCGGTTACTGCTGGCTAAACGCCTGTTGACCGATAGCACTTTATCGATCGCCGATGTTGCCTTTGCCAGTGGCTTTTCGAGCGTGCGCCGGTTGAATGCGCTGTTTCAAAAGCGCTATCGACTCAACCCCACAGCCCTTCGCAGAGCAACCAATCTGCCCCAAGATACCTTGCGCTGTGAACTGGCTTATCGTCCCCCATTGAATTGGTCGTCGCTACTGGGCTTTTTGCGTAGTCGGGCGACCGCAGGCGTAGAAATGATTGAGGGCAATTGCTATCAGCGCACCGTCAGGATGGGAAACCATCAAGGCTGGATTCAGGTATCGCCCATTCCAAAGCAGCACAAACTGCAGGTGACCCTTTCGGCCTCGTTAGTGGCGGCCATCTTGCCCGTGCTGACGCGAGTCAAACACCTTTTTGATCTGGCTGCTGACCCGGTATTGATTGCCAACCATCTGGGAGATCTCACCGCAGCTGCCCCAGGCTTGAGGGTGCCCGGAGCTTTTAATGGCTTTGAAGTGGCCATACGGGCGATTCTCGGGCAGCAAATCAGCGTTAAAGCGGCAACCACCCTGATGGGCAGACTGGTCAAGACGGTGGGGACCCCCCTGCAAACCCCGATCGCCGGTCTGACACACCTCACCCCCACCCCAGCACAAATCGCGCAACTATCCTGCCAGGAGTTAACGCCATTAGGAATCTTGGCGAAACGGGCCAAGTCGGTCATTGCGATCGCCCAGGCCCTCACCGAGGGCACCTTGCGACTCGACACTTACTCAGAAGTCGATGCCACGATTGCCCGCCTCAAAGCCCTGCCGGGGATTGGCGATTGGACCGCTCAATACATTGCGATGCGGGTGCTGGCATATCCCGATGCCTTCCCCTATGGAGATTTAGGGCTGCGTCGGGCCTTAAGCGTTGAAAACCCCAAGCAGGTTTTACAGATGGCAGAACCCTGGCGCCCCTGGCGAGCCTATGCCGCCATGTGCCTTTGGAAATCGTTGGAGCTAGCCGGATGA
- a CDS encoding methylated-DNA--[protein]-cysteine S-methyltransferase, translating into MIYYTWIESPLGALLLTANARSLTGLYLQGQKYFPEQTPDWHKAEQIPPLVQAQKQLAEYFAHQRQHFDLPLAPQGTDFQEQVWQQLRQIPFGETISYGTLAQRLGKPTASRAVGAANGRNPISIIVPCHRVIAGDGKLTGYAGGTDRKRWLLQHEQANFVGSQVHPLQQSLALFE; encoded by the coding sequence ATGATTTACTACACCTGGATAGAAAGCCCTTTAGGGGCATTGTTACTGACCGCCAACGCGCGATCGCTGACCGGGCTATATTTGCAGGGACAAAAGTATTTCCCTGAGCAGACTCCAGACTGGCACAAGGCAGAACAAATTCCTCCCCTTGTTCAGGCGCAAAAGCAGCTAGCCGAATATTTTGCCCACCAGCGCCAACATTTTGACCTACCCCTAGCCCCCCAGGGAACTGATTTTCAAGAACAGGTCTGGCAGCAGTTACGCCAAATTCCCTTTGGGGAAACAATTTCCTACGGCACCCTGGCCCAACGGCTCGGCAAACCCACTGCTTCCCGTGCGGTAGGTGCCGCCAACGGACGCAATCCGATCTCGATTATTGTGCCGTGTCATCGGGTGATTGCCGGTGACGGCAAGCTGACGGGGTATGCCGGAGGAACCGATCGCAAACGCTGGTTGCTGCAGCATGAGCAGGCTAATTTTGTTGGCAGCCAAGTTCATCCTTTACAGCAGTCTCTAGCCCTCTTTGAGTGA
- a CDS encoding DMT family transporter, whose product MKPVQIAELLLLAALWGGSFLFMRIAAPELGPIWLIEIRVLLAGLALLPLLLRQGLWSQLRHYRYPLLLLGLINSALPFSLLAFASLSLPTGMTAILNGTAPFFGVAVAFVWLREKLTASRILGLVLGFAGVVVLVGLRETALTSGFWLAIAAGLAAALMYAIAAPFIRLKLQGVPSVVIATGSQLSAAIWLIPLLPFTQPERLPSQTAVLALLALALLSTSLAYILYFRLIQAMGSTRALTVTYLIPLFAMLWGALVLNEALTLSMVMGGGLILIGTAIANGLLSYWLRSFSQ is encoded by the coding sequence ATGAAACCTGTGCAAATTGCTGAATTGTTGCTGCTTGCAGCTCTATGGGGAGGATCGTTTCTCTTCATGCGAATTGCCGCCCCAGAACTTGGCCCCATCTGGCTCATTGAGATTCGAGTGTTGCTGGCTGGGCTCGCGCTGCTCCCCCTCTTGCTCCGGCAGGGGTTATGGTCGCAGCTCCGGCACTATAGATATCCCCTGTTGCTCCTCGGGTTGATCAATTCAGCGCTGCCGTTCTCCCTATTAGCGTTTGCCTCCCTCTCTTTGCCCACAGGGATGACCGCCATTTTGAATGGCACCGCCCCCTTTTTCGGGGTTGCAGTTGCCTTTGTCTGGCTCCGCGAAAAGCTCACTGCCAGCCGCATTCTGGGATTGGTGCTGGGGTTTGCAGGGGTGGTTGTGCTGGTGGGTCTTAGGGAAACCGCCCTCACCTCTGGCTTTTGGCTGGCGATCGCGGCGGGCCTCGCAGCTGCCCTGATGTATGCGATCGCAGCACCGTTTATTCGTTTAAAGCTGCAGGGGGTTCCTTCTGTGGTGATTGCGACCGGTAGTCAACTCAGCGCAGCAATATGGCTGATACCGCTGTTGCCGTTTACCCAACCAGAGCGCCTGCCTTCACAGACGGCTGTCCTCGCACTGCTTGCACTGGCGCTGCTATCCACATCTTTAGCCTATATCCTCTATTTTCGGCTAATTCAGGCCATGGGGTCTACCCGCGCCCTGACCGTGACTTATCTGATTCCGCTGTTTGCCATGCTGTGGGGGGCGCTGGTGCTGAATGAGGCGCTCACGCTGTCAATGGTGATGGGGGGCGGGTTGATTTTAATCGGAACGGCGATCGCAAATGGACTCCTCAGTTATTGGTTGCGGTCTTTCAGCCAGTAG
- a CDS encoding DUF2087 domain-containing protein has protein sequence MDYVTELQHYLDGQGRLKEWPSRRNKGRFQQLALEYLATKFEPDIYYNEREVNGLLNQYHTFTDPALLRRELFERGLIDRVKDGSAYWLKDRNQ, from the coding sequence ATGGACTATGTAACCGAACTGCAGCATTATCTGGATGGTCAAGGGCGGCTCAAAGAATGGCCTTCAAGGCGCAATAAAGGTCGTTTTCAACAGCTTGCTTTAGAATATCTGGCGACCAAGTTTGAGCCAGATATTTACTACAACGAACGAGAAGTGAACGGTCTACTCAATCAATATCATACGTTTACTGACCCAGCCCTCCTGCGACGGGAACTGTTTGAACGAGGTCTCATTGACCGAGTGAAGGATGGCTCTGCCTACTGGCTGAAAGACCGCAACCAATAA